The Gemmatimonadota bacterium genome has a window encoding:
- a CDS encoding FlgD immunoglobulin-like domain containing protein: MRRAKVTAVAAAAMLCPVSGVLAESFHEDFSTVIHRDEAATTAWWDTVEAELKLYPGAGTVPCVIGSAGTSGDAMDVAVSGDRAFVACGLAGLAVFDIEDPTAPGSARVGIATPGEALAVSVKGNAIFVACGAAGLAVFDGTNPLAPGLLAQLPLVGDAQGIAVRGNRLFLAAGSGGVHVVDISDLASPTLLATESGTAPALDVVVAGDRAFVACGAAGLSVLDVTDPAAPVPLALFNTPGEARAVALRGETAWIADADQGLCGVDIFDPAHPVAAGAASLPGSALDLAIDGDRAWVAAGEAGILQVDVSDPFAPLPEAGVVAVASAQAVALSGFHAFVAASGAGASHLVAVRISEPVPDPTLLASLDTPGYARDVFLDGDYAFVADFEDGLSVVDVSDPGNPVLAGGLPLPEDHHSVLVDGDLALLNSRHDDFYTVDVSDPTHPVLLGSLQTTATELEEMAVEGDYVYICDSVTGFLTVVDISDPTNPTEAATILSPTRYTWDIAVAGNRAFLAGNLDGLGVVDISDPLNPVAVGSTTVPGYARAVAISGDRAFVACGYEGVTVVDVTNPDHPVVGSTVDTADYAHCVRVWGNRLFVADKFGGVVTMDITDGDHPVIVGGMDTPDKANQLSVSGTLLCVADGNSGLQVARIATMDPAFDSLRNTGQSLALSNPMPVRLEANPAIVGQYDTPDYAHGVAVAGDYAFVADYTQGLVVVDVSDPENPELAGSAGTPDYARAVSVVADVAWVADGFRGLHGYDVSDPTAPTLLGSVDTPGDAFDVALHGDYAFVADGHRGLAVVNVSNPASPSLVATLAKPDFAVDLEISGQYLFAGDKGYGLRVFDLTDPSAPVLAGSVRSPGWMTEVAVYGNHAFLADGWAGLTVVDVTDPTAPEVAASLETPGDAVGVSVAGAYALVSDGASFQMVDITHPAAPVLGPALGLPSYAISMATRGNYAFVADHWAGLVIVGLGTGGAQPITGVRLVTTQAETVTWEITADGGANWQAILPDGAWNPVVHTGTDLRWRSSHSVATFGVNPACSDLVVEWTHGVRMGSPSTDVGPGSLPAIAASHRVSPNPFRTQTAVRYDVPEGSGDLRIDIFDVSGRLVRRLASGPALSGGHTLNWDGTDDASVAVGAGVYFVRYTLSGHSGTRKVTLLR, from the coding sequence GTGCGACGGGCGAAGGTGACAGCGGTGGCGGCTGCGGCGATGCTCTGCCCGGTCTCCGGTGTGCTTGCCGAGTCCTTCCACGAGGACTTCTCCACCGTCATCCATCGGGACGAAGCGGCCACGACCGCCTGGTGGGATACGGTGGAGGCGGAACTCAAGCTGTACCCCGGCGCGGGGACGGTTCCTTGCGTCATCGGTTCGGCGGGTACTTCCGGGGATGCGATGGATGTGGCCGTGTCGGGAGATCGCGCTTTTGTGGCGTGTGGCTTGGCCGGGCTGGCCGTGTTCGACATTGAGGATCCGACGGCGCCGGGTTCCGCGCGTGTCGGGATCGCGACCCCCGGAGAAGCACTGGCGGTTTCCGTGAAGGGGAATGCCATCTTTGTCGCGTGCGGCGCGGCGGGGCTGGCCGTCTTTGACGGGACGAATCCCCTGGCTCCCGGACTCCTGGCGCAACTGCCTCTTGTGGGCGACGCACAGGGAATCGCCGTGCGCGGAAACCGGCTCTTCCTCGCGGCGGGGTCGGGCGGCGTGCATGTTGTGGACATTTCCGACCTTGCTTCACCCACGCTTCTCGCGACGGAGTCCGGCACCGCCCCCGCGCTGGATGTTGTGGTCGCCGGGGATCGTGCGTTTGTCGCCTGTGGCGCGGCGGGGCTTTCCGTTCTCGATGTCACCGATCCGGCGGCTCCCGTGCCGCTTGCGCTGTTCAACACGCCGGGCGAAGCGCGAGCGGTCGCCCTTCGGGGAGAAACGGCGTGGATTGCGGATGCGGATCAGGGTCTTTGCGGCGTGGATATTTTCGATCCGGCGCACCCGGTCGCGGCGGGCGCTGCCTCACTCCCGGGTTCCGCCCTGGATCTGGCGATCGACGGGGATCGGGCGTGGGTCGCCGCCGGGGAGGCGGGGATTCTCCAGGTGGATGTCTCCGATCCCTTCGCACCGCTTCCGGAAGCCGGCGTGGTCGCCGTGGCTTCGGCGCAGGCGGTCGCCCTCAGCGGCTTCCACGCATTCGTGGCGGCGTCCGGAGCGGGAGCTTCGCATCTGGTGGCGGTCCGGATCAGCGAACCCGTCCCCGATCCGACGCTTCTGGCCTCGCTGGATACTCCCGGCTACGCACGGGATGTCTTCCTCGACGGGGATTACGCTTTCGTCGCCGACTTTGAAGACGGGCTCTCCGTCGTGGATGTCTCCGACCCCGGGAATCCGGTGCTCGCCGGAGGGCTTCCGCTTCCGGAAGATCACCACAGCGTTCTGGTGGACGGGGACCTGGCACTCCTGAACTCGCGGCATGACGACTTCTACACGGTGGATGTGTCCGACCCGACCCACCCCGTACTTCTCGGGTCGCTCCAGACGACGGCCACCGAACTGGAGGAGATGGCCGTCGAGGGGGACTATGTCTACATCTGCGATTCAGTCACCGGGTTTTTGACCGTTGTGGACATTTCCGACCCGACGAATCCGACCGAAGCCGCGACGATCCTCTCTCCGACGCGCTACACATGGGACATCGCGGTCGCGGGGAACCGGGCGTTCCTCGCGGGGAATCTGGATGGACTGGGTGTCGTGGACATTTCCGACCCGCTGAACCCCGTCGCCGTCGGATCGACCACGGTTCCCGGGTATGCGCGAGCCGTGGCGATCTCCGGGGACCGCGCATTCGTGGCCTGTGGGTACGAGGGCGTCACCGTGGTCGATGTGACGAACCCGGACCATCCGGTCGTGGGCTCGACGGTGGATACGGCGGACTATGCGCACTGCGTGCGCGTGTGGGGGAACCGACTGTTCGTCGCGGACAAGTTCGGCGGGGTGGTCACGATGGACATCACGGACGGAGACCACCCGGTGATCGTCGGAGGCATGGACACGCCGGACAAGGCGAACCAGCTTTCGGTATCCGGGACGCTGCTCTGCGTTGCCGACGGCAACTCGGGCCTGCAGGTGGCGCGGATCGCCACGATGGACCCCGCCTTCGACTCGCTTCGCAACACGGGGCAGTCGCTTGCACTCTCAAACCCCATGCCGGTGCGCCTGGAAGCCAATCCCGCGATTGTCGGGCAGTACGATACGCCGGACTACGCGCACGGTGTGGCCGTGGCGGGGGACTACGCATTTGTCGCGGACTATACGCAGGGGCTGGTCGTCGTGGATGTCTCCGACCCGGAGAATCCGGAACTGGCCGGAAGCGCGGGAACGCCCGACTACGCGCGCGCGGTCTCGGTCGTTGCGGATGTGGCGTGGGTGGCCGACGGATTCCGGGGTCTCCACGGGTACGATGTCTCGGACCCGACGGCGCCGACGCTTCTCGGCAGCGTGGACACGCCGGGGGATGCGTTTGATGTGGCGCTCCACGGTGACTACGCATTCGTGGCGGACGGCCATCGCGGCCTTGCGGTGGTGAATGTGTCGAACCCCGCGTCGCCGTCTCTCGTTGCCACACTCGCAAAACCCGACTTTGCCGTGGACCTGGAGATCTCCGGGCAGTACCTCTTCGCGGGAGACAAGGGTTATGGCCTGCGTGTCTTCGATCTGACGGATCCGTCCGCACCCGTGCTTGCCGGAAGCGTCCGGTCTCCGGGATGGATGACGGAGGTCGCCGTCTACGGGAATCACGCATTCCTGGCGGACGGGTGGGCGGGTCTTACGGTGGTGGATGTCACCGACCCGACCGCGCCGGAAGTGGCGGCTTCTCTGGAGACTCCGGGAGACGCCGTGGGTGTTTCGGTTGCGGGGGCGTACGCGCTCGTATCCGACGGGGCCAGCTTCCAGATGGTGGACATCACTCACCCGGCCGCGCCGGTTCTCGGTCCCGCGTTGGGCCTCCCGTCGTATGCCATCTCCATGGCGACGCGGGGGAACTACGCATTCGTGGCGGACCACTGGGCGGGGCTCGTGATCGTGGGACTCGGCACCGGGGGGGCGCAACCGATCACCGGCGTGCGTCTTGTGACGACGCAGGCCGAGACGGTCACCTGGGAGATCACCGCGGACGGAGGCGCGAACTGGCAGGCGATCCTCCCGGACGGCGCGTGGAATCCGGTCGTCCACACGGGCACGGATCTTCGCTGGCGTTCCTCCCATTCCGTCGCGACTTTCGGAGTGAATCCCGCGTGTTCGGATCTCGTGGTGGAGTGGACGCATGGAGTGCGCATGGGAAGCCCGTCGACCGATGTCGGCCCGGGTTCGCTCCCGGCCATCGCGGCGTCGCACCGCGTCTCTCCCAATCCCTTCCGCACGCAGACCGCAGTCCGGTATGATGTTCCCGAGGGGTCGGGCGACCTGCGGATTGACATCTTCGATGTCAGCGGTCGCCTCGTTCGTCGACTGGCGTCCGGTCCCGCGTTGTCCGGCGGGCACACGCTGAACTGGGACGGCACCGACGATGCCTCCGTGGCGGTGGGGGCTGGCGTTTACTTCGTGCGA
- a CDS encoding DUF547 domain-containing protein — protein sequence MNTTRHRSPGAPGAFALVAGMVLIGIVAAAAPSVDASEAFDHAPFDELLSEYVAADGVDYEAWSASSTDLAALDSYIASVAAKDPATLSGDAALAAWINLYNALTLQLILTHYPLDGIRDLRKPWDRKLVTVAGQERTLNDIEHGIIRKTFSEPRIHFAVNCASKGCPPLRPGAYTADALDAQLEEQTIAFLRTAPDNFMDEKGDLHLSKILDWYAGDFEKAAGSVASFVGRYREDVSRALDSGKVRVRHESYDWSLNRVPLPLE from the coding sequence ATGAACACCACGAGGCACCGCTCACCCGGCGCGCCGGGGGCGTTCGCCCTTGTCGCCGGGATGGTTCTCATCGGCATCGTGGCCGCGGCCGCCCCTTCCGTGGATGCATCCGAGGCCTTCGACCACGCTCCCTTCGACGAGCTCCTTTCGGAGTATGTCGCTGCGGATGGCGTGGACTACGAAGCCTGGTCCGCCTCATCGACGGATCTCGCGGCGCTCGACTCCTACATTGCGTCGGTGGCTGCGAAAGACCCCGCAACGCTCTCCGGAGATGCGGCTCTCGCGGCGTGGATCAATCTCTACAACGCGTTGACGCTCCAGCTCATTCTCACGCACTACCCGCTGGACGGAATACGCGATCTCCGCAAGCCGTGGGATCGGAAACTCGTGACGGTCGCGGGGCAGGAACGAACGCTCAACGACATCGAGCACGGGATCATCCGCAAGACCTTCAGCGAGCCACGCATCCACTTCGCCGTGAACTGTGCGTCGAAGGGATGTCCGCCGCTCCGGCCCGGTGCGTACACAGCGGACGCGCTCGACGCACAGCTGGAGGAGCAGACGATCGCATTCCTCCGAACCGCCCCGGACAACTTCATGGACGAGAAGGGGGATCTCCACCTCTCGAAGATCCTCGACTGGTACGCCGGGGACTTTGAGAAGGCGGCCGGGTCCGTGGCTTCCTTCGTCGGGCGATATCGGGAAGATGTTTCCCGCGCGCTGGATTCCGGAAAGGTGCGCGTTCGCCATGAATCCTACGACTGGTCGTTGAACCGGGTGCCGCTCCCGCTGGAGTGA
- a CDS encoding glycosyltransferase codes for MDILFIVNSFSTGGFQQLTLDLVRQLTPRGFRFRMVCLKRRGSLADELEAAGCPVDAGFLRHKFDVFALWRILRALRGDRSRLIFSEPGRNALLVDRVLAALSPGRAHVSAIHATGRWGHDHMFSPDVRWILRRLNGVIACAGVQKEYLVREEGICPDNLHVIFNGVDHRKFRPLDRAGLPPIADGPAPGEKAVGIVASLTPEKAHDVFVRAARLTLNAVPEARFYILGDGPERERIATLIREESLTDSVKLLGRRRDLPTFLPRLDLLALSSHPFRETLPISTTEGMACGIPTVNTEVGSVRDLVVDGETGWIVPPGDPEALAAAFVRVLEDPAQAARMGAAGRQRVEDHFTLDRTVNDYADYFRRIVGGNQEEDRS; via the coding sequence ATGGACATCCTCTTCATCGTCAACTCCTTCTCAACTGGCGGGTTTCAGCAGCTCACGCTGGACCTTGTGCGCCAACTCACGCCGCGCGGGTTTCGCTTCCGGATGGTGTGCCTGAAGAGAAGGGGAAGCCTCGCCGACGAACTCGAAGCCGCCGGGTGCCCGGTGGACGCGGGGTTCCTGCGCCACAAGTTTGATGTGTTCGCTCTGTGGCGAATCCTCCGTGCGTTGCGCGGCGACCGGAGCCGACTGATCTTCAGCGAGCCCGGCCGGAACGCACTGCTGGTGGATCGCGTTCTGGCGGCCCTCTCCCCGGGTCGGGCGCATGTCTCCGCCATTCACGCGACCGGCAGATGGGGTCACGACCATATGTTCAGCCCCGATGTGCGCTGGATCCTCCGCCGGCTGAACGGAGTGATCGCCTGCGCGGGCGTGCAGAAGGAGTATCTCGTCCGCGAAGAAGGCATCTGCCCGGACAATCTCCATGTGATTTTCAATGGCGTGGACCACAGGAAGTTCCGCCCGCTGGACCGCGCCGGTCTTCCGCCGATTGCGGACGGCCCCGCTCCCGGTGAGAAGGCCGTGGGGATTGTCGCGTCGCTCACCCCCGAAAAGGCGCACGATGTCTTCGTCCGAGCGGCAAGACTCACACTGAACGCGGTTCCCGAAGCGCGCTTTTACATCCTGGGGGATGGTCCCGAAAGAGAACGCATCGCGACGCTGATCCGGGAGGAATCGCTCACCGACTCTGTCAAACTGCTGGGCCGCCGCCGGGATCTTCCCACATTCCTGCCTCGACTGGATCTCCTGGCGCTGTCCTCGCACCCGTTTCGGGAAACGCTTCCCATCTCCACGACCGAAGGAATGGCGTGCGGCATTCCGACGGTGAATACGGAGGTCGGAAGCGTGCGCGATCTTGTGGTCGACGGGGAGACCGGCTGGATCGTCCCCCCGGGAGATCCGGAAGCGCTCGCCGCCGCCTTCGTGCGCGTACTCGAAGATCCCGCACAAGCGGCGCGCATGGGCGCGGCGGGAAGGCAACGCGTCGAGGATCACTTCACGCTCGACCGAACCGTGAACGACTATGCCGATTACTTCCGGCGCATCGTCGGCGGGAACCAGGAAGAGGACCGTTCATGA
- a CDS encoding glycosyltransferase — protein sequence MKLLVVSNTFPSPRKPYGGTFVKEQVAALRALGTDVDVIGDTGEGKSPRDILCKYLRLFAKTVRAVFRTRYDAIHAHYIFPTGTIALLAATLRRTPVIVTSHRGDIYHMPQRARVLRFLTGWTLRRAAAIVAVSEELKADIISGYDIPPEKVRAIHMGVNTDKFTPGKKAAAREKVGLSTDGPQALMVALKFERKGGLVLLDALSRIRDTLPPGLLVHVVGTPPEARWTEAAAEHGVADLLRFHGSMSHDAVASWIMGCDLFLLPSYSEGLPISLLEAMASGRAVIATPVGGVPEVVHHGENGLLVEPGDAAQLADALSRMLADANLRDSMGAAARTTVEAHSTRESAAAVLRILDGIL from the coding sequence ATGAAACTGCTCGTCGTCTCCAACACCTTCCCGTCCCCGCGCAAACCATACGGCGGCACCTTTGTGAAGGAGCAGGTCGCGGCACTCCGGGCTCTCGGAACCGATGTGGATGTGATCGGAGACACCGGAGAGGGGAAAAGCCCGCGGGATATCCTCTGCAAGTACCTCCGGCTCTTTGCGAAGACGGTTCGCGCCGTCTTCCGAACTCGATACGATGCCATTCACGCGCACTACATCTTCCCGACCGGCACCATCGCGCTGCTGGCGGCCACCCTCCGGCGAACGCCGGTCATCGTCACTTCGCATCGCGGAGACATCTACCACATGCCGCAGCGCGCCCGCGTGCTTCGCTTCCTCACCGGCTGGACTCTCCGGCGTGCCGCGGCCATCGTGGCGGTCAGCGAAGAACTCAAGGCCGACATCATCAGCGGCTACGACATCCCCCCCGAGAAGGTCCGCGCGATTCACATGGGAGTGAACACGGACAAGTTCACTCCCGGAAAGAAGGCGGCGGCAAGGGAGAAGGTGGGGCTGTCGACCGATGGGCCGCAGGCGTTGATGGTTGCGCTGAAGTTCGAGCGGAAGGGCGGGCTGGTGCTTCTGGACGCGCTCTCCAGGATTCGCGACACCCTCCCCCCCGGACTCCTGGTCCATGTGGTGGGGACTCCGCCGGAAGCTCGCTGGACGGAAGCGGCGGCGGAACACGGCGTCGCGGATCTTCTCCGGTTCCACGGATCCATGTCGCACGATGCGGTCGCGTCCTGGATCATGGGATGCGATCTCTTCCTGCTCCCGTCGTACAGCGAGGGACTGCCGATCTCGCTGTTGGAGGCCATGGCCTCCGGCCGCGCGGTGATCGCTACGCCTGTCGGGGGCGTGCCGGAAGTCGTCCACCACGGCGAAAACGGGCTCCTGGTGGAACCCGGCGACGCCGCGCAACTGGCGGACGCACTTTCCCGAATGCTCGCGGATGCCAACCTTCGCGACAGCATGGGCGCAGCCGCCCGGACCACCGTGGAGGCCCACTCCACCAGAGAAAGTGCCGCGGCGGTACTCCGAATCCTGGACGGTATTCTCTAG
- a CDS encoding helix-turn-helix domain-containing protein, whose translation MMERYGGNRERVAQALGISRTTLWRRLKESKEPRDG comes from the coding sequence ATGATGGAGCGCTACGGCGGCAATCGGGAACGGGTGGCGCAGGCGCTCGGGATCAGTCGCACGACCCTCTGGCGTCGGCTGAAGGAGAGCAAGGAGCCGCGGGACGGCTAG
- a CDS encoding FlgD immunoglobulin-like domain containing protein: MDAGWSATSASTLALSAFPNPAGSGTVFDYSIPAASGEGHAEITVHDVAGRVVRVLSGAPGGSGRHAVPWDGLDASGHSVPAGVYLCRVRHAAGSATGKVTILR; encoded by the coding sequence GTGGACGCCGGGTGGAGCGCGACAAGTGCGTCCACCCTCGCGCTCTCCGCCTTCCCCAACCCGGCCGGGTCGGGTACTGTGTTCGACTATTCGATCCCGGCGGCGTCCGGAGAGGGCCACGCCGAGATCACCGTCCACGATGTGGCGGGAAGAGTGGTTCGCGTCCTGTCCGGCGCACCCGGCGGTTCCGGACGGCATGCCGTTCCGTGGGACGGTCTGGACGCAAGCGGCCACTCCGTTCCCGCCGGAGTGTACCTCTGCCGGGTCCGGCACGCCGCCGGGTCCGCCACCGGAAAGGTGACGATCCTCCGATGA
- a CDS encoding FlgD immunoglobulin-like domain containing protein, with protein sequence MAEGACILLDLTCEVLTAAICAADSGTYQGDGSLCGAGTGIGPLPDGSAVTPLSLSVHPNPAVGLSAGVQFTLGEDSIGLVRVDVYDIHGRVVRNLTEEVFERTGTHRVAWDGQDAQGTQVAGGVYFIRVRTISGSAMEKVTILR encoded by the coding sequence ATGGCCGAAGGAGCCTGCATCCTGCTCGACCTCACTTGCGAAGTCCTGACGGCGGCCATCTGCGCCGCGGACAGCGGGACTTATCAAGGAGATGGCAGCCTGTGCGGTGCCGGAACAGGCATCGGCCCGCTGCCCGATGGCTCTGCGGTCACGCCGCTCTCTCTGAGCGTTCACCCGAACCCGGCGGTGGGTCTCAGCGCAGGCGTTCAGTTCACGCTCGGCGAGGACTCGATCGGGCTCGTTCGCGTGGATGTGTATGACATCCACGGACGCGTTGTACGGAACCTCACCGAAGAGGTCTTCGAGCGGACGGGGACTCATCGCGTTGCATGGGACGGTCAGGACGCGCAAGGCACACAGGTTGCGGGCGGAGTTTACTTTATCCGTGTGCGGACGATCTCCGGATCGGCCATGGAGAAGGTCACGATCCTCCGCTAG
- a CDS encoding DUF6345 domain-containing protein has translation MTRSLVFAIALPTLLPVLALAAGAPSSSEKEALVLVVTKWNSSCSGSTRSSWDNMADAWYDDFTDSGSTPGGHSSKAWSRDGFYKNGTIVDSQFTDDDIVSWGDDDSNDNVDDVDALMVALHGSHNGGAPGEWRGSVRVDESGSGNCGAWQAHMELGDHDLEFLHLSSCHSMCDLNEGYSNWMNAYNELHQVNGFYGLMWISTLFNGRYSGFSDDAFDISIAESWADNQYSGGFWTWGYDHCPVSLVAGNSSSNASSRVSNEEYDYVYSDPGSTYFCYISISGCDPKAHP, from the coding sequence ATGACTCGCTCCCTCGTTTTCGCGATCGCTCTCCCGACACTTCTGCCGGTCCTCGCCCTTGCGGCGGGCGCTCCCTCCTCTTCCGAAAAGGAAGCGCTTGTTCTCGTTGTGACGAAGTGGAACTCCAGCTGCTCGGGCAGCACTCGTTCCTCATGGGACAACATGGCGGACGCCTGGTACGACGACTTCACCGATTCTGGATCGACACCGGGTGGACACAGTTCCAAGGCATGGTCCCGGGACGGTTTCTACAAGAACGGCACCATTGTCGACAGCCAGTTCACCGACGACGACATCGTCAGTTGGGGTGACGATGATTCCAACGACAATGTGGACGATGTCGATGCGCTGATGGTCGCCCTGCACGGCTCGCACAACGGTGGCGCTCCGGGCGAATGGCGGGGAAGCGTGCGCGTGGACGAATCGGGAAGCGGGAACTGCGGCGCATGGCAGGCGCACATGGAGCTGGGCGACCACGATCTGGAATTCCTGCACCTGTCGTCCTGCCACAGCATGTGCGACCTCAATGAAGGGTATTCAAACTGGATGAATGCCTACAACGAACTGCATCAGGTGAACGGGTTCTACGGGCTCATGTGGATCAGCACGCTCTTCAACGGTCGCTACAGCGGGTTTTCCGACGACGCCTTCGACATCTCGATCGCGGAGTCCTGGGCCGACAATCAGTACAGCGGCGGGTTCTGGACCTGGGGTTACGATCACTGCCCGGTTTCGCTGGTCGCCGGGAACAGCTCCAGCAACGCGTCGTCCCGTGTCAGCAACGAGGAGTACGACTATGTCTACTCCGATCCGGGATCTACTTACTTCTGCTATATCTCCATCTCCGGTTGTGACCCGAAAGCGCACCCTTGA
- a CDS encoding GMC oxidoreductase, with the protein MTKRATVVGSGASGVHFARTLLDRGWEVEMFDVGRDGPAPPNPDDTFPALKRNLTDPVRHLLGEHFEGLTLPGGEKEYYGFPPGKEYVFEREESFEFRAAGFEPLISFARGGLAQAWTAGAFPFGAADLEEFPLSSDDLLSRYGEIAARIGVTGVEDDLAPWMPVHANLGTPGDLDEHSRVLLDRARDRREPLRSKHRCRVGRSRVAVLLEDRDGRGACGYLGRCLPGCPVGALYTPGHTLEECLRHPGFRYRSGRYVSRFRTDGGRRVLGVVSRPAGGGAEEETPVEVLVLAAGTLSTGRIVMESIRRDTGRSVRLPGLMDNRQILVPFVNPAMAGRPVDPATYQYHQVLLGIDGDSAADSIHGIVTTLKATMIHPIVQNLPLDMASALRVFGNLHAALGLVNVNLSDHRRDDCHLSLEDGAPGEDARLVIRYEPPRGEPGRIRRAVRRVRGALRELGCFAVPGMAHTRPMGASVHYAGTLPMSLSPAPLTTSPEGRSHDWENLYAVDGSVFPFLPSKNLTFTLMANATRVADRMADARSEA; encoded by the coding sequence ATGACGAAGCGCGCGACCGTCGTCGGTTCCGGCGCGAGCGGCGTGCACTTTGCCCGAACGCTCCTGGATCGCGGGTGGGAAGTGGAGATGTTCGATGTCGGGCGGGACGGACCCGCGCCCCCCAACCCGGACGACACCTTCCCGGCCCTGAAGCGGAACCTGACCGATCCGGTCAGGCATCTTCTCGGTGAGCACTTCGAAGGATTGACGCTGCCGGGCGGCGAGAAGGAGTACTACGGATTCCCTCCCGGGAAGGAGTATGTGTTCGAACGCGAGGAGTCCTTCGAGTTCAGGGCCGCGGGGTTTGAGCCGCTGATCTCCTTCGCGCGCGGTGGGCTGGCTCAGGCGTGGACTGCCGGGGCGTTTCCATTTGGCGCGGCCGATCTGGAGGAGTTTCCGCTTTCGTCCGATGATCTGCTCTCCCGGTACGGGGAGATTGCGGCCCGCATCGGCGTGACGGGAGTCGAGGACGATCTCGCTCCCTGGATGCCCGTCCATGCGAACCTGGGCACTCCGGGCGACCTGGACGAGCACTCCCGGGTGCTGCTGGATCGTGCGCGGGATCGCCGCGAGCCTCTCCGGAGCAAGCACCGCTGCCGCGTGGGGCGGTCGCGCGTGGCGGTTCTCCTGGAGGACCGCGACGGTCGTGGCGCGTGCGGCTATCTGGGTCGGTGCCTGCCGGGGTGTCCGGTGGGAGCGCTCTACACACCCGGCCACACGCTGGAGGAGTGCCTGCGTCATCCGGGCTTCCGTTACCGGAGCGGTCGCTATGTCTCTCGCTTCCGGACCGACGGAGGCCGTCGCGTCCTGGGGGTTGTGTCGAGGCCAGCCGGTGGCGGCGCGGAGGAGGAGACTCCGGTCGAAGTTCTGGTTCTGGCGGCGGGCACTCTCTCGACGGGCCGTATCGTCATGGAGTCGATTCGCCGGGACACGGGCCGGAGCGTGCGTCTGCCCGGACTCATGGACAACCGCCAGATTCTCGTGCCGTTTGTGAATCCGGCAATGGCCGGTCGGCCGGTCGATCCGGCTACTTATCAGTACCATCAGGTGCTGCTCGGCATCGACGGGGACTCCGCGGCCGATTCCATCCACGGGATTGTGACGACTCTCAAGGCGACGATGATCCACCCCATTGTTCAGAACCTTCCGCTCGACATGGCGTCGGCGCTTCGCGTGTTCGGGAACCTGCACGCCGCGCTGGGCCTTGTGAATGTCAATCTCTCCGACCACCGGCGGGACGATTGCCACCTGTCGCTGGAGGACGGGGCGCCGGGCGAGGACGCGCGGCTTGTCATTCGTTACGAACCGCCACGCGGGGAGCCCGGGCGAATCCGCCGGGCGGTGCGGCGCGTGCGTGGTGCGCTGCGGGAGTTGGGGTGCTTCGCGGTGCCGGGAATGGCCCACACGCGCCCCATGGGCGCCAGCGTCCATTACGCCGGGACGCTGCCGATGTCGCTTTCGCCCGCGCCGCTCACCACCTCCCCGGAAGGGCGCAGCCACGACTGGGAGAACCTCTATGCGGTCGACGGTTCCGTATTTCCGTTTCTTCCGTCAAAGAACCTCACCTTCACCCTGATGGCGAACGCGACGCGCGTCGCGGACCGGATGGCGGACGCACGAAGTGAGGCTTGA
- a CDS encoding NAD-dependent epimerase/dehydratase family protein has product MREDGARAPLFVTGGTGFVGRAFLARVAGGGRRVSCLCRGAGPLPDGDGVRRVSGDLLNPERYAAALEEAEVVVHCAALTGKASSAEHFRANADGTRALVDACVRAGGKRFLHVSTIAAAYPGVRHYPYALSKAEAERIVAASGLAHTIVRPTVVLGAGSTIGRSLARAVRAPVVPLFGDSRVQPVHVHDVAEVLAGIVEGDRFDGEVLDAGGPEAVPWPELLARIGKAVCGRSPRLLRVPGRAAVAVLGAIESVTGPVLPVTAAQIYAFLCDGSARADFPGPREGRAWRSLDAMIQEMDADG; this is encoded by the coding sequence ATGAGGGAAGACGGCGCACGCGCCCCGCTGTTTGTGACGGGCGGTACGGGATTTGTCGGACGCGCGTTCCTCGCTCGCGTTGCGGGCGGGGGGCGTCGCGTGTCGTGCCTGTGTCGCGGGGCGGGGCCTCTTCCGGATGGGGACGGCGTGCGTCGTGTGTCCGGGGATCTCCTGAACCCGGAGCGGTATGCCGCCGCACTGGAAGAGGCCGAGGTGGTCGTGCACTGTGCGGCGCTCACCGGAAAGGCGTCCTCCGCAGAGCACTTTCGCGCCAATGCGGACGGCACGCGTGCGCTGGTAGATGCGTGCGTGCGCGCGGGAGGGAAACGCTTCCTCCATGTCAGCACGATCGCCGCCGCCTATCCGGGTGTTCGGCATTACCCTTACGCGCTCTCCAAGGCGGAAGCGGAGCGAATCGTCGCGGCCAGCGGCCTTGCTCACACGATCGTGCGGCCTACGGTGGTGCTGGGTGCCGGGTCCACCATCGGCCGTTCGCTGGCGCGCGCTGTTCGCGCTCCGGTGGTTCCGCTCTTTGGAGACTCCCGCGTGCAGCCGGTGCATGTGCACGATGTCGCCGAAGTGCTGGCCGGGATCGTCGAAGGGGACCGATTCGACGGAGAAGTTCTGGACGCGGGCGGCCCGGAGGCGGTGCCGTGGCCGGAGCTTCTTGCGCGGATCGGGAAAGCGGTGTGCGGGCGTTCTCCCCGCTTGCTGCGCGTTCCCGGCCGCGCGGCGGTCGCGGTTCTCGGCGCGATCGAATCGGTCACGGGGCCGGTGCTTCCCGTGACGGCCGCGCAGATCTATGCGTTCCTGTGCGATGGCTCCGCTCGGGCGGACTTTCCCGGCCCTCGCGAAGGGCGTGCCTGGAGGAGTCTGGATGCCATGATTCAGGAGATGGATGCCGATGGATGA